One stretch of Rosistilla oblonga DNA includes these proteins:
- a CDS encoding DUF6883 domain-containing protein: protein MPIPDSERAVVEDAKVRDYLLNPAHPDGGSKAIWFHSLGYDRDESHHLAAALLAIARNCRTFDTETTGFGVKYKALGTVGRPEHRPGVVLTVWIVEDDDPPRLVTAYPE, encoded by the coding sequence ATGCCGATACCTGATTCCGAACGAGCCGTAGTGGAGGACGCGAAGGTACGTGACTACCTTCTCAATCCGGCGCATCCTGACGGTGGTTCCAAGGCGATCTGGTTTCACTCGCTTGGCTACGACCGCGATGAATCGCACCACCTTGCCGCCGCTCTACTTGCCATCGCTCGAAATTGCCGAACGTTCGATACCGAAACCACTGGCTTTGGTGTAAAATACAAGGCGTTGGGGACTGTTGGGCGGCCCGAACACCGCCCCGGTGTCGTTTTGACTGTCTGGATCGTCGAGGACGATGATCCTCCACGACTGGTAACTGCGTATCCTGAATGA
- a CDS encoding HNH endonuclease, which produces MNSWGISLEMETAIRERDQACVYCGIAFLEAGANGGSRKRVATWEHIENDARIVTLENIALCCNSCNASKGAKELVGWLASDYCQRKSISRDSVASVVQAHLV; this is translated from the coding sequence ATGAACAGCTGGGGCATCTCTCTCGAAATGGAGACAGCGATCCGCGAACGTGATCAGGCGTGCGTTTACTGCGGGATTGCATTCCTCGAAGCGGGCGCGAATGGCGGTTCACGAAAACGCGTTGCGACCTGGGAGCACATCGAAAACGACGCTCGCATCGTTACGCTGGAGAACATCGCCTTGTGTTGCAATTCATGCAACGCAAGCAAGGGAGCAAAAGAGTTGGTGGGCTGGCTGGCATCTGACTACTGCCAACGTAAGAGCATTTCCCGGGATTCTGTCGCGAGCGTCGTCCAGGCACACTTGGTCTAG
- a CDS encoding DUF4926 domain-containing protein — MIAEHSLVVLDADPPHEKLTRGDVGTVVHVYKGGRGYEVEFVDGGGQTVALVTVGSDDVRPIKAGELLHTRKTA, encoded by the coding sequence ATGATTGCCGAACACTCGCTCGTTGTCCTTGATGCTGATCCGCCTCACGAGAAACTCACTCGCGGCGACGTGGGGACCGTTGTGCACGTCTACAAGGGCGGTAGGGGATACGAAGTCGAATTTGTTGATGGTGGTGGTCAGACAGTTGCGCTTGTAACCGTCGGTTCCGACGATGTGCGGCCCATCAAGGCTGGTGAACTGCTCCACACCCGCAAAACCGCATAG